The Pseudomonas sp. G2-4 genome window below encodes:
- the cydB gene encoding cytochrome d ubiquinol oxidase subunit II, translated as MGIDLPLIWAVIIIFGIMMYVVMDGFDLGIGILFPFVKGERDRDVMMNTVAPVWDGNETWLVLGGAGLFGAFPLAYSVVLSALYLPLILMLIGLIFRGVAFEFRFKAKAEKRHLWDKAFIGGSLTATFFQGVALGAFIDGFPVVNRQFAGGSLDWFTPFTMFCGLALIAAYALLGCTWLIMKTEGKLQEQMHDLARPLAFVVLAVIGIVSIWTPLAHADIAARWFTLPNLFWFLPVPILVLVTMYGLFRAVARNANYTPFILTLVLIFLGYSGLGISLWPNIVPPSISIWDASSPPQSQGFMLVGTLFIIPLILVYTFWSYYVFRGKVTHDDGYH; from the coding sequence ATGGGTATTGATCTTCCGCTGATCTGGGCCGTGATCATCATCTTCGGCATCATGATGTACGTGGTCATGGACGGCTTCGACCTGGGGATCGGCATCCTCTTCCCCTTCGTCAAGGGCGAGCGCGACCGCGACGTGATGATGAACACCGTGGCGCCGGTCTGGGACGGTAACGAAACCTGGCTGGTGCTGGGCGGGGCGGGCCTGTTCGGCGCGTTTCCGCTGGCCTATTCGGTGGTGCTGTCGGCCCTGTACCTGCCGCTGATCCTGATGCTCATCGGCCTGATCTTCCGAGGCGTGGCCTTCGAGTTCCGCTTCAAGGCCAAGGCTGAGAAGCGCCACCTCTGGGACAAGGCCTTCATCGGCGGTTCGCTGACGGCCACCTTCTTCCAGGGAGTCGCGCTCGGCGCATTCATCGACGGTTTTCCTGTGGTCAATCGTCAGTTCGCCGGGGGCTCCCTGGACTGGTTCACGCCGTTCACGATGTTCTGTGGCCTGGCGTTGATCGCAGCCTATGCCTTGCTCGGCTGCACCTGGCTGATCATGAAGACCGAAGGCAAGTTGCAGGAACAGATGCATGACCTGGCCAGGCCGCTGGCGTTCGTGGTACTGGCGGTGATCGGTATTGTCAGCATCTGGACGCCGCTGGCCCACGCCGACATCGCAGCGCGCTGGTTCACCCTGCCGAACCTGTTCTGGTTCCTGCCGGTGCCGATCCTGGTGCTGGTGACCATGTACGGGTTGTTCCGCGCGGTCGCCCGCAACGCCAACTACACGCCATTCATCCTGACGCTGGTGCTGATTTTCCTCGGTTACAGCGGCCTGGGCATCAGCCTGTGGCCGAACATCGTGCCGCCGTCCATCTCGATCTGGGACGCCTCGTCACCGCCCCAGAGCCAGGGCTTCATGCTGGTCGGCACGCTGTTCATCATCCCGTTGATCCTGGTGTACACCTTCTGGAGCTACTACGTGTTCCGCGGCAAGGTGACCCACGACGACGGTTACCATTGA
- a CDS encoding cytochrome ubiquinol oxidase subunit I translates to MFGLEALDLARIQFAFTISFHILFPAITIGLASYLAVLEGLWLKTRDDTYRDLYHFWSKIFAVNFGMGVVSGLVMAYQFGTNWSRFSDFAGAVTGPLLTYEVLTAFFLEAGFLGVMLFGWNRVGRGLHFFSTVMVAIGTLISTFWILSSNSWMQTPQGYEIIDGRVIPVDWLAVVFNPSFPYRLLHMSTAAFVATAFFVGSSAAWHLLRGRDTPAIRRMLSMAMWMALLVAPIQAVIGDFHGLNTLKHQPAKIAAIEGHWENVGNEPTPLILFGWPDMKEERTKFAVEIPYLGSLILTHSLTDQVPALKEFPPEDRPNSTIVFWSFRVMVGLGLLMIFTGLCSLWLRRKDRIYQSRPFLHMVLWMGPSGLIAILAGWFTTEIGRQPWVVYGLMRTADASSGHSFAQMSITLVLFVVVYFALFGAGLSYMMRLVRKGPEAHEAEPSDGGPGQKRTPARPLSAADDGEDVDTTDRSNKGN, encoded by the coding sequence ATGTTCGGTTTGGAGGCGCTCGATCTCGCCCGAATCCAGTTTGCATTCACGATCTCGTTCCACATCCTGTTCCCGGCCATCACCATTGGCCTGGCGAGTTACCTGGCGGTACTCGAGGGCTTGTGGCTCAAGACCCGCGATGACACCTACCGCGACCTGTACCACTTTTGGTCGAAGATCTTTGCCGTCAACTTCGGCATGGGCGTGGTGTCCGGCTTGGTCATGGCCTATCAGTTCGGCACCAACTGGAGCCGCTTCTCGGACTTCGCCGGTGCGGTGACCGGGCCGCTGCTGACCTACGAAGTGCTCACGGCCTTCTTCCTCGAGGCGGGTTTCCTGGGCGTGATGCTGTTCGGCTGGAACCGCGTCGGCCGTGGCCTGCACTTCTTTTCCACGGTGATGGTGGCGATTGGTACGCTGATTTCGACCTTCTGGATCCTGTCCTCCAACAGCTGGATGCAGACCCCCCAGGGCTACGAAATCATTGATGGCCGGGTGATTCCGGTGGATTGGCTGGCGGTGGTGTTCAATCCCTCGTTCCCCTATCGCCTGCTGCACATGTCCACGGCAGCATTTGTCGCCACGGCGTTCTTCGTGGGTTCGTCGGCGGCCTGGCATCTGCTGCGCGGTCGCGATACCCCGGCCATCCGCCGCATGCTGTCGATGGCGATGTGGATGGCGTTGCTGGTGGCGCCGATACAGGCGGTCATCGGCGACTTCCATGGGCTCAATACCCTCAAGCATCAGCCGGCGAAGATCGCGGCCATCGAAGGTCACTGGGAGAACGTCGGCAACGAACCGACCCCACTGATTCTGTTTGGCTGGCCGGACATGAAGGAGGAACGGACCAAGTTCGCGGTAGAGATTCCCTACCTGGGCAGTCTGATCCTGACCCACTCGTTGACCGATCAGGTGCCTGCCCTCAAGGAGTTTCCACCTGAGGATCGACCCAATTCAACCATCGTGTTCTGGTCGTTCCGGGTCATGGTCGGCCTCGGGCTGCTGATGATCTTCACCGGCCTTTGCAGCCTGTGGCTGCGCCGCAAGGATCGAATCTACCAATCCCGACCGTTCCTCCACATGGTGTTGTGGATGGGGCCGTCCGGGCTGATCGCGATCCTGGCCGGCTGGTTCACCACTGAAATCGGTCGCCAGCCCTGGGTGGTCTACGGCTTGATGCGCACGGCCGATGCTTCGTCCGGTCACAGTTTTGCGCAAATGAGCATCACCCTGGTGCTGTTCGTGGTGGTGTATTTCGCGCTGTTCGGGGCTGGCTTGAGCTACATGATGCGCCTGGTGCGCAAGGGACCGGAGGCCCACGAAGCCGAACCGAGCGATGGTGGTCCCGGCCAGAAACGGACGCCGGCCCGACCATTGTCGGCCGCCGATGACGGCGAAGACGTGGACACAACTGACCGCTCGAACAAGGGGAATTGA
- a CDS encoding MFS transporter → MPSQAPLLLRHHRPFIAFWLARIFTASGFQMLTVAIGWNLYQLTGNVLDLGLVGLVEFAPRVLFMLHTGHVADRYDRRKVAAICQSLQAMIALALVIGSATDNVTREMIFILAFLLGAARSFEMPTTQALLPSIVPAALFPRAVAAAQSAQQSATIVAPALGGLLYAFGSVWVYGPTVLLYIIACCLMLNLPARQTPLNKGKATLDSLLAGIRFIRSRPDILGAISLDLFAVLLGGATALLPVFAKDILLTGPWGLGLLRSAPAVGALLMSLWLARFAVERKVGRVMFTAVGVFGVATIAFGLSTSFWFSLAVLVVLGAADMISMVIRASFVQLETPDEMRGRVSAVNGLFIGASNQLGEFESGLTAHWFGTVPAVVMGGVGTLLVTGAWIKLFPTLANRDRMHEPAEEAKA, encoded by the coding sequence ATGCCCAGCCAAGCGCCGCTGCTGCTCCGTCACCATCGTCCCTTCATCGCCTTCTGGCTGGCTCGGATATTCACCGCCAGCGGCTTCCAGATGCTGACCGTGGCCATCGGCTGGAACCTCTATCAACTGACCGGCAACGTCTTGGACCTGGGCCTTGTGGGGTTGGTGGAGTTTGCCCCGCGCGTACTGTTCATGCTCCATACCGGGCACGTGGCCGACCGCTATGACCGGCGCAAGGTCGCGGCGATCTGCCAATCATTGCAGGCGATGATTGCCCTGGCGCTGGTCATTGGCAGTGCCACCGACAATGTCACCCGGGAAATGATCTTCATCCTCGCTTTCCTGCTGGGGGCCGCCCGCTCCTTCGAAATGCCCACCACCCAGGCCCTGCTGCCCAGCATCGTGCCCGCTGCGCTGTTTCCCCGGGCCGTGGCCGCCGCCCAGTCGGCCCAGCAGTCCGCCACCATCGTCGCCCCCGCCCTCGGCGGCTTGCTCTACGCCTTCGGCAGCGTCTGGGTCTATGGGCCGACGGTGCTGCTCTACATCATCGCCTGCTGCCTGATGCTCAACCTGCCCGCCCGGCAGACACCGCTGAACAAAGGCAAGGCGACACTGGACTCATTGCTGGCCGGGATTCGCTTCATTCGCAGCCGCCCGGACATTCTCGGGGCGATTTCCCTGGACCTGTTCGCCGTGCTGTTGGGCGGCGCGACAGCGTTGCTGCCGGTGTTCGCCAAGGATATTTTGCTCACCGGCCCCTGGGGCCTGGGCCTGTTGCGCTCGGCGCCGGCGGTCGGGGCCTTGCTGATGTCGCTGTGGCTGGCGCGATTTGCCGTGGAGCGCAAGGTGGGACGGGTGATGTTCACCGCCGTGGGGGTGTTCGGCGTCGCCACCATTGCGTTCGGTCTCTCCACCTCGTTCTGGTTCTCCCTGGCGGTGCTGGTGGTGCTGGGGGCGGCTGACATGATCAGCATGGTCATCCGCGCCTCTTTCGTGCAGTTGGAAACCCCGGATGAAATGCGCGGCCGGGTCAGCGCGGTGAACGGGCTGTTCATCGGCGCCTCGAACCAGCTGGGCGAATTCGAGTCCGGCCTCACCGCCCACTGGTTCGGCACCGTGCCGGCGGTGGTCATGGGCGGCGTCGGCACGCTGCTGGTGACCGGGGCCTGGATCAAACTGTTCCCGACCCTGGCCAACCGCGACCGGATGCACGAACCGGCTGAAGAGGCGAAAGCCTAG
- a CDS encoding xanthine dehydrogenase family protein molybdopterin-binding subunit: MNASSKSIGQSLDRVDGLLKVTGHARYAGEYPEDGLLHGSVVSGAIARGRVLRIDASRALALPGVVAVIDHTNRPRIASYDEPYQDADAADGSPFRPLYNDQVLYSGQPLAVVVAENLELARYAGSLVEIEYEVQDHQTDLAILQNEAHPAPAELPKPRGNFQGEYASAALSVDVSYSTPIEHHNPMEPHASTVLYQADGSLHIHDKTQGTQNCQAYVQKVFGLEKEQVRVLAAFVGGAFGSGLRPQYQLPLAVMAALALKRSVRVSLTRQQMFTFGYRPRTLQRVQLGAAANGRLLAISHSAVGQTSRFEDFTEHVVEWSGMLYHCDNVALTYKLVPLDVYTPLDMRAPGAALGLIGLECAMDELACALAIDPVQLRLINYAERNENEGKPYSSKELHECYAQGAQRFGWDKRNPEPRSMREGRQLVGWGMAGGVWEAMQQKASAKASLDSDGKLTVSSATTDIGTGTYTVMTQIAAEASGVSLQDVTFVLGDSSLPTAPLQGGSFTVSSVGTAVQQACEALKEKLLAVARQACPAFSGATLDQVTFVDGQLRLGEASVTLAELAQKSAEAPLQAQVTAEPDAKRQAYATATHSAVFVEVWVDEDLGTVKVNRVVSAIAAGRVVNPKTARSQILGGVVWGVGMALHEETLTDHALGRHMNHSLAEYHLPVNADIGEIDVVFVEEHDEIVNALGSKGVGETGIVGVAAAVANAIYHATGKRVRDFPITLDKLL; encoded by the coding sequence ATGAACGCTTCGAGCAAATCCATAGGACAGTCACTCGATCGGGTCGATGGCCTGCTCAAGGTGACGGGCCATGCCCGTTATGCCGGTGAGTACCCCGAGGACGGCTTGCTGCATGGCAGCGTCGTGTCGGGCGCCATCGCCCGCGGTCGAGTGCTGCGCATCGATGCTTCCCGGGCCCTGGCGCTGCCCGGCGTGGTCGCGGTGATCGACCATACCAACCGGCCTCGCATCGCCAGCTACGATGAGCCCTACCAGGACGCCGACGCCGCCGACGGTTCACCCTTCCGTCCGCTGTACAACGACCAGGTCCTCTACAGCGGCCAGCCCCTGGCCGTGGTGGTGGCGGAAAACCTCGAACTGGCCCGCTATGCCGGTTCGCTGGTGGAAATCGAATATGAAGTCCAGGACCATCAGACCGATCTGGCAATCCTGCAAAACGAAGCCCATCCCGCACCTGCCGAACTGCCCAAGCCCCGTGGGAATTTTCAGGGCGAGTACGCCAGTGCGGCGCTCAGCGTGGATGTGTCCTACAGCACGCCGATCGAGCATCACAACCCGATGGAGCCGCATGCCTCCACCGTGCTGTATCAAGCCGATGGCAGCCTGCACATCCACGACAAGACCCAAGGCACGCAAAACTGCCAGGCCTATGTGCAAAAAGTATTCGGGCTGGAAAAAGAACAGGTGCGCGTGTTGGCCGCGTTTGTTGGCGGTGCCTTCGGTTCCGGGCTGCGGCCCCAGTATCAACTGCCCTTGGCGGTGATGGCAGCGCTGGCCCTCAAGCGCTCCGTGCGGGTCAGCCTGACGCGCCAGCAAATGTTTACCTTCGGCTATCGCCCGCGCACTCTCCAGCGCGTGCAATTGGGCGCGGCGGCCAATGGGCGGTTGCTGGCCATCTCCCACAGCGCCGTCGGCCAGACCTCGCGCTTCGAAGATTTCACCGAGCATGTGGTGGAGTGGAGCGGCATGCTCTATCACTGCGACAACGTGGCGTTGACCTATAAGTTGGTGCCGTTGGACGTCTATACACCGCTGGACATGCGCGCGCCCGGCGCCGCCCTCGGACTGATCGGCCTGGAGTGCGCCATGGATGAACTGGCTTGTGCCCTGGCGATCGATCCGGTCCAGCTGCGGTTGATCAACTACGCCGAGCGCAACGAGAACGAGGGCAAGCCGTATTCCAGCAAGGAGCTGCATGAATGTTACGCCCAGGGGGCTCAACGTTTCGGCTGGGACAAGCGGAACCCGGAGCCACGCAGCATGCGTGAAGGCCGGCAATTGGTGGGTTGGGGCATGGCCGGTGGTGTGTGGGAGGCCATGCAACAGAAGGCCAGCGCCAAAGCGTCGCTGGATTCCGACGGCAAGCTGACCGTCAGCAGCGCCACCACTGATATCGGCACCGGCACCTACACGGTCATGACCCAGATCGCCGCTGAGGCGTCAGGCGTTTCCCTGCAAGACGTCACCTTTGTCCTGGGGGATTCGTCACTGCCTACCGCACCGCTGCAAGGTGGTTCGTTCACCGTCTCGTCCGTAGGCACTGCCGTGCAGCAGGCCTGTGAAGCGCTGAAGGAAAAACTACTGGCCGTGGCCCGCCAGGCTTGCCCGGCCTTCAGCGGTGCGACCCTTGATCAAGTGACGTTTGTGGATGGCCAGTTGCGGTTGGGCGAGGCGAGCGTCACCTTGGCCGAGTTGGCGCAAAAAAGCGCCGAGGCGCCGTTGCAGGCCCAGGTTACCGCTGAACCGGACGCAAAACGCCAGGCCTACGCCACCGCTACCCACTCGGCGGTATTCGTCGAAGTGTGGGTGGATGAAGACTTGGGTACGGTGAAGGTCAATCGCGTGGTCAGCGCCATTGCGGCTGGGCGGGTGGTCAACCCGAAAACCGCGCGCAGTCAGATTCTCGGTGGCGTGGTCTGGGGCGTTGGCATGGCCCTGCACGAAGAAACCCTGACCGACCATGCGCTGGGCCGCCACATGAATCACAGCCTGGCGGAGTATCACCTGCCGGTGAATGCCGACATTGGCGAGATCGACGTGGTTTTCGTCGAGGAACATGACGAGATCGTTAACGCCCTTGGGTCCAAGGGCGTCGGTGAAACCGGTATCGTCGGCGTGGCGGCGGCGGTGGCCAATGCGATTTACCATGCCACCGGCAAACGGGTGCGGGACTTCCCCATTACCCTGGATAAGTTGCTCTAG
- a CDS encoding xanthine dehydrogenase family protein subunit M, which produces MNPFQYSKPDTVQAAIALSSPASRFIAGGTNLLDLMKENLTRPEHLIDITGLPLADLSETPSGGVMIGALVSNADLAWHPWIERRYPLLSQAILAGASPQLRNMASTGGNLLQRTRCYYFYDANVPCNKRRPGSGCPARDGLNRIHAIFGASDQCVATHPSDMCVALAALEAVVHVLGRGGARTIEFADFHRLPGDAPERDNQLADDELITAIELPAPGFAEHSHYLKIRDRASYAFALVSVAAALELDGPVIRQARLALGGVAHKPWRDRAVESWLNGQTVSRETFTAAADALLQNAEPLEHNGFKVKLARRAIVRALSDAALGTAPQGGQA; this is translated from the coding sequence ATGAATCCCTTCCAATACAGCAAGCCCGACACTGTGCAGGCGGCCATCGCTCTGTCGAGTCCGGCTTCGCGCTTCATCGCCGGCGGCACCAACCTGCTGGACTTGATGAAAGAAAACCTCACCCGCCCCGAGCATCTGATCGACATCACCGGGCTGCCCCTGGCGGACCTCAGCGAAACCCCTTCCGGCGGGGTGATGATCGGTGCCTTGGTGAGCAATGCCGACCTGGCCTGGCACCCATGGATCGAGCGGCGTTACCCGCTGTTGTCCCAGGCGATCCTGGCCGGCGCTTCGCCGCAGTTGCGCAACATGGCCAGTACCGGCGGCAACCTGTTGCAACGCACCCGCTGCTATTACTTCTATGACGCCAACGTACCGTGCAACAAACGCCGCCCCGGCAGCGGTTGCCCGGCCCGGGACGGCTTGAACCGGATCCACGCGATTTTCGGCGCCAGCGACCAATGTGTCGCCACCCATCCCTCCGACATGTGCGTGGCCCTGGCCGCGCTGGAAGCAGTGGTCCATGTCCTGGGCAGGGGCGGGGCGCGGACCATCGAGTTCGCCGACTTTCATCGCCTGCCCGGCGATGCCCCGGAGCGGGATAACCAACTGGCCGACGATGAGCTGATCACCGCCATTGAGCTACCGGCGCCCGGTTTCGCCGAACATAGCCACTACCTGAAGATTCGTGACCGCGCCTCCTACGCCTTTGCGCTGGTGTCGGTGGCGGCGGCGCTGGAGTTGGACGGACCGGTGATTCGCCAGGCGCGCCTGGCCTTGGGCGGCGTCGCCCACAAACCCTGGCGCGACCGCGCCGTGGAGAGCTGGCTGAACGGCCAGACCGTCAGCCGCGAAACCTTCACCGCCGCCGCCGATGCGCTGCTGCAAAACGCCGAGCCCCTGGAGCACAACGGCTTCAAGGTCAAACTGGCGCGCCGGGCGATTGTCCGCGCCTTGAGCGATGCCGCGTTGGGTACCGCACCGCAGGGAGGACAAGCCTGA
- a CDS encoding (2Fe-2S)-binding protein produces the protein MSATLSEATQASFVRHPIRLTLNGQARELQVLPWTTLLDLLREQLDLVGSKKGCDHGQCGACTVLRDGKRINACLTLAVMCDGAELTTVEGLASGDQLHPMQQAFIKHDAFQCGYCTPGQICSAVGLANEGRAQTSGQISELMSGNLCRCGAYTNIRDAIEEALPLCQQGGDQ, from the coding sequence ATGAGCGCGACCCTGTCCGAAGCGACGCAGGCGTCCTTCGTCCGTCATCCGATTCGTCTGACACTCAATGGCCAGGCGCGTGAGTTGCAGGTGCTGCCCTGGACCACGCTGCTGGACCTGCTGCGCGAGCAACTGGACTTGGTGGGCAGCAAGAAAGGCTGCGACCACGGCCAGTGCGGCGCCTGCACGGTGTTGCGCGACGGCAAGCGGATCAACGCCTGTCTGACGCTGGCCGTCATGTGTGACGGCGCCGAACTGACCACTGTTGAAGGCCTGGCCAGCGGCGACCAGCTGCATCCCATGCAGCAGGCGTTCATCAAGCACGACGCGTTCCAGTGCGGTTATTGCACGCCGGGGCAGATATGTTCGGCGGTGGGGCTGGCCAACGAGGGCCGGGCTCAGACCAGTGGGCAGATCAGCGAGTTGATGAGTGGCAACCTGTGCCGCTGCGGCGCCTACACCAACATTCGCGATGCCATCGAAGAAGCCTTGCCACTTTGCCAGCAGGGAGGTGATCAATGA
- a CDS encoding type II toxin-antitoxin system RelE/ParE family toxin, which produces MIKSFQHKGLRIFYETGSTRGIRADHEKRLARMLQFMDRAQVPNDLDIPGWRLHPLRGEWREYWSLSVSGNWRIIFRFIGSDIELVDYLDYH; this is translated from the coding sequence ATGATTAAATCCTTCCAGCACAAAGGCCTCAGGATCTTTTATGAAACGGGTTCAACCCGTGGCATCCGGGCTGACCATGAGAAACGCCTGGCCCGTATGCTCCAGTTCATGGACAGGGCCCAGGTCCCAAACGACTTGGATATCCCCGGCTGGCGACTGCACCCGCTCAGGGGTGAATGGCGTGAATACTGGTCACTGAGCGTTTCAGGAAACTGGCGAATCATTTTTCGCTTCATCGGGTCCGACATCGAACTGGTCGATTATCTGGACTACCACTGA
- a CDS encoding HigA family addiction module antitoxin, whose translation MPMHNPPHPGQTLLMDVLPELGITVTELARHLGFARPHLSRVLHGHAPVSPDLAVRLERAGIGKARVWLGVQTDYDLWQAEQREQPLIKPFPLHA comes from the coding sequence ATGCCCATGCACAATCCGCCACACCCTGGCCAAACACTGCTGATGGATGTGTTGCCCGAGTTGGGCATCACGGTCACAGAACTGGCGCGACACCTCGGTTTCGCACGGCCTCACCTCTCTCGGGTATTACATGGCCATGCGCCTGTCAGTCCCGATCTGGCCGTACGCCTGGAACGCGCCGGGATCGGCAAGGCCAGGGTCTGGCTGGGCGTCCAGACGGACTATGACTTGTGGCAAGCGGAACAGCGCGAACAGCCCTTGATCAAACCCTTTCCACTGCACGCTTGA
- a CDS encoding DJ-1 family glyoxalase III, translated as MMPGTKLPRALITVAEGVDDLQTVTLIDVLRRAQIEVVVASIEGRRMFTCARGTRLTADGMLVDMLVQDFDLIVLPGGIIGAQHLAAHQPLQQLIKDQAATGRFFAAIAEAPALALQAFGVLRQRRMTCLPAVSQQLSGCSFVDQPVVVDGNCITAQGSAAALAFALTLVEQLCGKGVRGVVAAELLA; from the coding sequence ATGATGCCTGGAACCAAGCTGCCTCGAGCCCTGATTACGGTCGCCGAAGGTGTCGATGACCTGCAGACCGTGACCCTGATCGACGTGCTGCGTCGAGCGCAGATCGAAGTGGTCGTGGCGAGCATCGAAGGACGAAGGATGTTCACGTGTGCCCGTGGTACGCGCCTGACCGCCGATGGCATGTTGGTGGACATGCTCGTGCAGGATTTCGACCTGATCGTGTTGCCCGGCGGCATCATCGGCGCTCAACACCTGGCGGCTCACCAGCCGCTGCAACAACTGATCAAGGACCAGGCCGCCACCGGACGTTTCTTCGCCGCCATTGCCGAAGCCCCGGCCCTGGCGCTACAGGCGTTTGGCGTACTGCGCCAACGCCGCATGACCTGCTTGCCCGCAGTGAGCCAACAGCTGTCCGGTTGCAGCTTCGTCGACCAGCCGGTGGTGGTGGACGGCAACTGCATCACCGCCCAAGGCTCGGCCGCTGCCCTGGCGTTCGCCTTGACGCTGGTGGAGCAACTCTGTGGCAAGGGCGTGCGGGGCGTGGTGGCGGCGGAGTTGCTGGCCTGA
- a CDS encoding DUF4879 domain-containing protein, translating to MYRMNKKRLAAVGCALGLWLPGQAVNAASAPPLSEVKVLKVESPACGFEDIAPGQEQTRCDHSGPNIKVYVLEVGYGRQPQVTLDGFEVDGTRSPVCAYNNGNLNDCSATTKIVGYLYIFDLKGKQAGTFSFSNLSINAPGNRMSAQLYIK from the coding sequence ATGTATCGCATGAATAAAAAACGGCTGGCGGCAGTGGGCTGCGCACTGGGCTTGTGGTTGCCCGGGCAGGCCGTCAATGCCGCGTCGGCGCCGCCTTTGAGCGAGGTCAAGGTGCTCAAGGTCGAATCGCCGGCCTGTGGTTTCGAGGATATCGCGCCAGGGCAGGAACAGACCCGTTGCGATCACAGTGGGCCGAATATCAAAGTCTATGTGCTGGAGGTTGGCTACGGCCGTCAGCCCCAAGTCACGCTGGACGGTTTCGAGGTCGATGGCACCCGCTCGCCGGTGTGTGCATACAACAATGGCAATCTCAATGACTGTTCAGCCACGACCAAGATCGTCGGCTATTTGTACATCTTCGATCTGAAGGGCAAGCAGGCAGGCACCTTCAGCTTCAGCAACCTGTCGATCAATGCACCGGGTAATCGGATGTCGGCCCAGCTGTACATTAAATGA
- a CDS encoding NCS2 family permease codes for MLERLFQLKAHNTNVRTEILAGVTTFLAMAYILFVNPSILGETGMDKGAVFVATCLAAAIGSTVMGLIANYPIALAPGMGLNAFFTYTVVLHMGHTWQVALGAVFISAVLFFLLSIFRIREWIINSIPLPLRSAIAAGIGLFLALIALNNAGIVVKNPATLVGLGDLKQPAPILATLGFVLIVGLEALKVRGAVLIGILAVTLASILMGFTPFGGVVSMPPSLAPTFLQLDIKGALDIGLVSVIFAFLFVDLFDNSGTLIGVAKRAGLMGKDGHMPKMGRALIADSTAAMAGSLLGTSTTTSYIESAAGVSAGGRTGLTAIVVAILFLLALFFSPLAASVPPFATAPALLFVAVLMTSGLAEIDWDDITVAAPVVVTALAMPFTYSIANGIAFGFIAWTAIKLVSGRGRELNPALVILSILFVIKLGWFNA; via the coding sequence ATGCTGGAAAGGCTGTTTCAACTCAAGGCACACAACACCAACGTGCGGACCGAGATCCTGGCGGGCGTCACGACCTTCCTGGCCATGGCCTACATCCTGTTCGTCAACCCGAGCATCCTCGGCGAAACGGGCATGGACAAGGGCGCGGTGTTTGTCGCCACCTGCCTGGCGGCGGCCATTGGCTCGACGGTCATGGGCCTGATCGCCAACTACCCGATCGCCCTCGCGCCGGGCATGGGCCTGAACGCCTTCTTCACCTACACCGTGGTCCTGCACATGGGCCACACCTGGCAAGTGGCGCTGGGCGCGGTGTTCATTTCCGCCGTGCTGTTTTTCCTGCTGTCGATCTTTCGCATCCGCGAGTGGATCATCAACAGCATCCCGCTGCCCTTGCGTTCGGCCATCGCGGCCGGTATCGGCCTGTTCCTGGCGCTGATCGCCCTCAATAACGCCGGCATCGTGGTGAAGAACCCGGCGACCCTGGTCGGCCTCGGCGACTTGAAGCAACCGGCACCGATCCTCGCGACCCTCGGCTTCGTCCTGATCGTCGGCCTCGAAGCGCTGAAAGTGCGCGGGGCGGTGCTGATCGGCATCCTGGCGGTCACCCTTGCTTCGATCCTGATGGGCTTCACGCCGTTCGGCGGTGTGGTGTCCATGCCGCCCTCCCTGGCCCCGACCTTCCTGCAACTGGACATCAAGGGCGCCCTGGACATTGGCCTGGTGAGTGTCATCTTCGCCTTCCTGTTCGTCGACCTATTCGACAACTCCGGCACCTTGATCGGCGTCGCCAAGCGCGCTGGCCTGATGGGCAAGGACGGCCACATGCCGAAGATGGGCCGTGCGCTGATCGCCGACAGTACTGCCGCCATGGCCGGTTCGCTGCTGGGCACCTCCACCACCACCAGCTACATCGAATCGGCAGCGGGCGTCAGCGCCGGCGGCCGCACCGGCCTGACCGCCATCGTCGTGGCGATCCTGTTCCTGCTGGCGCTGTTCTTCTCGCCACTGGCCGCTAGCGTACCGCCGTTCGCCACCGCGCCGGCCTTGTTGTTCGTCGCCGTGCTGATGACCTCGGGCCTGGCGGAAATCGACTGGGACGACATCACCGTCGCCGCCCCGGTGGTGGTGACCGCCCTGGCCATGCCCTTCACTTATTCCATCGCCAACGGCATCGCCTTCGGTTTCATCGCCTGGACCGCCATCAAACTGGTGTCTGGCCGTGGCCGTGAGCTGAACCCGGCGCTGGTCATCCTGTCGATTCTGTTCGTGATCAAGTTGGGTTGGTTCAACGCATGA